In one Dermatophilaceae bacterium Sec6.4 genomic region, the following are encoded:
- a CDS encoding MBL fold metallo-hydrolase, with product MKLTVVGCSGSFPGPDSPASCYLLQEQHNGRVWNLLLDLGNGALGPLQRHIGLHQIDAIVISHLHPDHCMDLCGLFVVQKYDPIALGEQRPPIPVFGPQDTGARISRANGVTVAETRDVHGLDPQFDFKTLRSGITFRVGPFTITPTRVNHPVEAYGVRVEAGGRSLAYTGDTDACPALAGLLGGADLALADAAFVEGRDTIEGIHLSGARAAQAALDAGGVARLMLTHIPPWNDPEVCLKEASGIWLGEVELARAGATYDV from the coding sequence ATGAAACTCACCGTCGTGGGATGTTCCGGATCCTTCCCGGGCCCGGATTCGCCGGCCTCCTGCTATTTGCTCCAGGAGCAGCACAACGGGCGGGTGTGGAATCTGTTGCTCGATCTCGGCAACGGCGCACTCGGTCCGCTGCAGCGGCACATCGGGCTGCACCAGATCGATGCGATCGTGATCAGTCATCTGCATCCTGACCACTGCATGGACCTGTGCGGGCTTTTCGTGGTGCAGAAGTACGACCCGATCGCGTTGGGTGAGCAGCGCCCTCCGATCCCGGTCTTCGGTCCGCAGGACACCGGTGCGCGGATCTCCCGGGCGAACGGAGTGACGGTCGCCGAGACGCGGGATGTGCACGGGCTGGATCCGCAGTTCGATTTCAAGACGTTGCGCTCGGGGATCACCTTCCGGGTAGGTCCGTTCACGATCACCCCGACGAGAGTGAACCACCCCGTCGAGGCCTACGGCGTGCGGGTCGAGGCGGGCGGTCGTTCGCTGGCCTATACAGGTGACACCGACGCGTGCCCGGCGCTCGCGGGCCTGCTGGGCGGCGCCGATCTCGCATTGGCCGACGCCGCGTTCGTCGAGGGCCGCGACACCATCGAGGGAATCCATTTGTCCGGTGCCCGGGCGGCGCAGGCGGCACTGGACGCCGGCGGAGTCGCTCGGCTGATGTTGACGCACATACCGCCGTGGAACGACCCCGAGGTGTGCCTCAAGGAAGCCTCGGGTATCTGGCTCGGCGAGGTCGAGTTGGCGCGCGCCGGAGCCACCTACGACGTCTGA
- a CDS encoding molybdopterin-dependent oxidoreductase, which produces MSADTDIEHVTAAPAASRSWLAVLGGVAAGAVTIGVAEFLAGVTERFGWSGGTPSPVIAVGEAFIDRTPPWLKDFAVSNFGTNDKTVLLVGIAVVLLLLSCGIGYLLRRSPVGALVGFVVLIAIAMAAVLTRAGARPADLVPTVIGGLAGLFMLHRWRGLLDIDTGRHDIGVADRRQVLTWTALSVVGGALALAAGRAISGSARAVQAARATFVAPSVAKPVTVPAGASVGVPGVTPFIVPNDQFYRIDTALQVPQVEAASWKLKVTGMVDREIEIDWETLLSKPMQQAMVTLMCVSNEVGGSLNGNAIWTGWPIRELLKEAGVKPGADMVLSTSVDGFTAGSPIEALTDDRNALLVVAMNGKALPVEHGYPVRLVVPGLYGYVSATKWVSQLEVTTFAASQGYWTPRGWSALGPVKTSSRIDVPVSGRSVSASNGKVAIAGVAWDQHTGIKAVQVRIDDGPWQAARLGTDATPDAWRQWVLAWEATKGRHTATVRAVNAEGKIQLAAEAQPAPNGSSGLHSVTFTVT; this is translated from the coding sequence ATGAGCGCCGACACCGACATCGAGCACGTCACCGCGGCCCCGGCGGCATCTCGCAGTTGGTTGGCGGTCCTCGGGGGAGTTGCCGCTGGCGCCGTCACCATTGGCGTGGCTGAATTTCTGGCGGGGGTCACCGAGCGCTTCGGCTGGAGTGGTGGCACACCGTCGCCGGTCATCGCCGTCGGGGAAGCGTTCATCGATCGCACTCCGCCGTGGTTGAAAGATTTCGCGGTCAGCAACTTCGGTACCAACGACAAAACGGTGCTGCTCGTCGGGATCGCGGTGGTGCTGCTGCTCCTCTCATGCGGTATCGGCTACCTGCTGAGGCGCTCACCGGTCGGGGCACTGGTCGGGTTCGTCGTGTTGATCGCAATCGCGATGGCCGCCGTGCTGACCCGGGCAGGCGCCCGACCGGCGGATCTGGTGCCGACAGTGATCGGTGGTCTCGCGGGCCTGTTCATGCTCCACCGGTGGCGTGGCCTACTCGACATCGATACCGGGCGTCATGACATCGGGGTGGCCGATCGTCGGCAGGTGTTGACCTGGACGGCGCTGAGTGTGGTCGGCGGGGCACTGGCGCTGGCTGCCGGTCGCGCCATCAGCGGCAGTGCGCGGGCTGTGCAGGCCGCGCGCGCGACGTTTGTCGCACCGTCGGTCGCCAAGCCGGTGACGGTGCCCGCGGGAGCCTCGGTCGGGGTGCCGGGAGTGACGCCGTTCATCGTCCCGAACGACCAGTTCTACCGCATCGACACTGCCCTGCAGGTGCCGCAGGTGGAGGCGGCCAGCTGGAAGCTGAAGGTCACCGGGATGGTCGACCGGGAGATCGAGATCGACTGGGAGACACTGCTCTCCAAGCCGATGCAGCAGGCGATGGTGACATTGATGTGCGTCTCGAACGAGGTCGGCGGCAGCCTCAACGGCAACGCGATCTGGACCGGATGGCCGATCCGGGAGCTGTTGAAGGAAGCCGGCGTCAAGCCGGGTGCGGACATGGTCCTGTCCACCAGCGTCGACGGGTTCACGGCCGGTTCGCCCATCGAGGCGCTGACCGATGACCGCAATGCGCTGCTGGTCGTGGCGATGAACGGTAAGGCGCTGCCGGTCGAGCATGGTTACCCGGTCCGACTGGTGGTGCCAGGTCTCTACGGATATGTCAGCGCCACCAAGTGGGTCAGCCAACTGGAGGTGACCACCTTTGCGGCGAGCCAGGGCTACTGGACCCCGCGCGGCTGGTCGGCACTGGGCCCGGTGAAGACCTCATCGCGTATCGACGTGCCGGTCAGCGGGCGGTCCGTGTCAGCCAGCAACGGCAAAGTGGCGATAGCGGGAGTGGCCTGGGACCAGCACACCGGCATCAAGGCCGTGCAGGTCCGTATCGATGACGGTCCGTGGCAGGCAGCTCGGCTCGGCACCGACGCCACACCGGACGCATGGCGGCAATGGGTGCTGGCATGGGAGGCGACCAAGGGCCGTCATACGGCCACCGTGCGCGCAGTGAACGCCGAGGGGAAGATCCAACTCGCTGCGGAGGCCCAGCCGGCGCCGAACGGTTCGTCCGGTCTGCACTCGGTCACCTTCACCGTCACCTGA
- the rph gene encoding ribonuclease PH produces MTESHFGTTTVPLRHDGRAPDELRDVRFTRGWLDHAEGSVLVEFGKTRVLVAASFTQGVPRWMKGRGTGWITAEYEMLPRATNTRSDRESRKGKVGGRTHEISRLIGRSLRAIIDMEALGENTIVLDCDVLQADGGTRTASITGAYVALVDAIEHARSKGLIAKDAQPLTGTIAAISVGIVQGSPVLDLDYPEDSTAQTDMNVVMTGAGGFVEVQGTAEGAPFNRSELDSLLGLAAGGIADLTRMQRGALSAPLPDRS; encoded by the coding sequence ATGACGGAATCCCACTTCGGCACGACGACGGTCCCACTTCGCCACGACGGGCGCGCACCCGATGAACTACGCGACGTCCGGTTCACCCGCGGCTGGTTGGACCACGCCGAGGGCAGCGTGCTGGTGGAGTTCGGCAAGACCCGCGTGCTGGTTGCCGCATCCTTCACGCAGGGCGTGCCGCGCTGGATGAAGGGTCGCGGCACCGGGTGGATCACCGCCGAGTACGAAATGCTGCCGCGCGCGACCAACACCCGCTCGGACCGGGAATCGCGCAAGGGCAAGGTCGGCGGGCGTACCCATGAGATCTCGAGGCTGATCGGCCGTAGTCTGCGGGCCATCATCGACATGGAGGCGCTCGGCGAGAACACCATCGTGCTCGACTGCGACGTCCTGCAGGCCGATGGCGGCACCCGTACCGCTTCTATCACCGGGGCCTACGTCGCGCTCGTCGACGCGATCGAGCATGCCCGCAGCAAGGGCCTGATCGCGAAGGACGCCCAACCACTCACGGGCACCATCGCCGCGATCAGCGTCGGCATCGTGCAGGGCAGCCCGGTGCTGGACCTGGACTACCCGGAGGACTCGACCGCTCAGACCGACATGAACGTCGTGATGACGGGAGCCGGTGGGTTTGTGGAGGTGCAGGGGACGGCCGAGGGCGCGCCGTTCAACCGTTCCGAGCTGGACAGCCTGCTGGGGCTGGCAGCTGGGGGCATTGCGGATCTCACGCGTATGCAGCGGGGCGCGCTGTCAGCGCCGCTACCGGATCGCTCTTGA
- a CDS encoding alpha/beta hydrolase, whose product MTSTAMTLLELPDGRHLDVLVDGPDMAPTLLFHHGTPGSAAQYRFITGAARALGLRTVTYSRPGYGGSSRHAGRTVADAVPDALAVLDHVGAADCVTAGWSGGGPHALACGALAPDRVRGVLSMAGVAPYDAADLDFLAGMGAENVQEFEATLAGEQRLREILTPEAEHLGQATTEVIAAEMATLLSASDLAVLSDDFGADLAANFREGLRNGPDGWIDDDLAFVRPWGFDPAAIGVPTSVWQGSEDLMVPYAHGQWLARNVGRATDRAHLLEGEGHLSVIIGSIEAMLTELVAG is encoded by the coding sequence ATGACGAGTACTGCCATGACCCTGCTGGAACTTCCCGACGGGCGCCACCTGGACGTGCTGGTGGACGGGCCGGATATGGCCCCGACTCTGCTGTTCCACCACGGCACGCCGGGCTCGGCTGCGCAGTACCGGTTCATCACCGGTGCGGCCCGGGCTCTCGGTCTGCGAACGGTCACCTACTCCCGACCCGGGTACGGAGGCTCATCCCGCCACGCCGGTCGTACGGTCGCCGATGCCGTCCCGGACGCACTGGCGGTCCTGGACCACGTCGGGGCCGCTGACTGCGTGACCGCGGGATGGTCCGGTGGCGGGCCGCATGCGCTGGCGTGCGGGGCGCTCGCCCCGGACCGGGTGCGGGGCGTGTTGTCGATGGCGGGTGTCGCGCCGTACGACGCTGCAGACCTGGATTTCCTCGCCGGCATGGGAGCGGAGAATGTCCAGGAGTTCGAGGCGACGCTCGCAGGCGAGCAGCGGCTACGCGAAATCCTCACCCCCGAGGCCGAGCACCTCGGTCAGGCGACCACTGAGGTCATCGCCGCAGAGATGGCCACGTTGTTGTCGGCATCCGACCTTGCTGTCCTCAGCGACGACTTCGGTGCCGATCTGGCTGCCAACTTCCGCGAGGGCCTGCGAAACGGACCGGACGGCTGGATCGACGATGACCTCGCCTTCGTTCGGCCGTGGGGTTTCGATCCTGCTGCGATCGGCGTACCGACATCGGTATGGCAGGGCAGCGAAGACCTGATGGTTCCCTACGCGCACGGTCAGTGGCTCGCCCGAAATGTAGGGCGAGCCACAGATCGGGCACACCTGCTGGAGGGTGAGGGTCACCTGTCGGTGATCATCGGCAGCATCGAGGCAATGCTCACCGAGCTGGTTGCCGGATAA
- the rdgB gene encoding RdgB/HAM1 family non-canonical purine NTP pyrophosphatase, which produces MTTVVLATRNAGKLREFQALIADDDALAAIQVVNVSEFTGVQDVIESGVTFEQNAALKACAVCEATGLPAIADDSGLCVDVLGGSPGVFSARWAGVHGADQDNIDLLLAQTGDVDIPMAAQFVCCVVLALPGGEVHTRRGELHGTITREQRGADGFGYDPIFELPDGRTLAELPAAEKNQISHRAIAMRAMRVEMTDVLT; this is translated from the coding sequence ATGACGACGGTCGTCCTTGCCACACGCAACGCAGGCAAACTGCGAGAGTTCCAGGCACTGATCGCCGACGATGATGCCCTGGCAGCAATCCAGGTGGTCAATGTCTCCGAATTCACTGGTGTGCAGGACGTGATCGAGTCCGGGGTGACGTTCGAGCAGAACGCCGCCCTGAAGGCATGCGCTGTGTGCGAGGCGACTGGCCTGCCCGCCATCGCTGACGATTCGGGCCTGTGCGTGGACGTACTCGGTGGTTCTCCCGGTGTGTTCAGCGCCCGATGGGCCGGTGTGCATGGCGCAGACCAGGACAATATCGATCTGCTGCTGGCCCAGACCGGCGACGTCGATATCCCGATGGCCGCCCAGTTCGTCTGCTGCGTGGTGCTGGCCCTGCCCGGCGGCGAGGTACACACCCGGCGCGGGGAACTGCACGGCACCATCACGCGAGAACAACGCGGCGCCGACGGTTTCGGGTACGACCCGATCTTCGAACTGCCCGACGGACGCACGCTTGCTGAGCTCCCGGCCGCCGAAAAGAATCAGATCTCTCATCGAGCGATCGCAATGCGTGCCATGCGCGTGGAAATGACAGATGTGCTGACATGA